In Lepus europaeus isolate LE1 chromosome 9, mLepTim1.pri, whole genome shotgun sequence, the following are encoded in one genomic region:
- the ADNP2 gene encoding activity-dependent neuroprotector homeobox protein 2 isoform X1: MFQIPVENLDSIRKVRKKVKGILVDIGLDSCQELLKDLKGFDPGEKYFYNTSWGDVSLWEPSGKKARYRTKPYCCGLCKYSTKVLTSFRNHLHRYHEDEVDQELVIPCPNCVFASQPRVVGKHFRMFHAPVRKVQNYTVNILGETKSSRSDVISFTCLKCNFSNTLYYSMKKHVLVAHFHYLINSYFGLRSEEMGEQPKKDDGLCGEKGPPDRYYCKKCSAHASSQDALMYHILTSDIHRDLENKLRSVISEHIKRTGLLKQMHIAPKPAARVAIARSGGAPPGLAAPPPCFHLALPQNSQSPAVVQPVTVAPGTSGSLTHSPPAVAQSRVTLVSSPLPVCQSNLTLQPSAPQPVFLSPGVPLSKSGKPPVLPLSQPVGPASKSVGPGVLPVNQAVRPGVLPLAQPVGPVNRPAGPGVLPVNPAVTPGVLQAVSPGVISVSRAVPSGVLPAGQMSPAGVIPGQTATSGVLPPGQMVQSGVLPVGQTAPSRVLPSAQTVPLRVLPAGQAVPPALLSPNQTVPSGAVPVNQGVGSGVLQLGQPVVSGVVPVGQPVRPGVLQLSQPVGTGIVPVNQPVRAGSAQSTTFLTSGSILRQLIPTGKQVNGIPTYTLAPLSVTLPVPPGGLTTVTPPQMPIQLLPSGAAAQTAGSVPSLPSPPVLVGAAQSVFVQASPSMPDANQVLRQAKQWKTCPVCNELFPSNVYQVHMEVAHKHSESKTGQKREPEKLAACAPFLKWTREKVVRCLSCKRLVSEGELIRHLLTHGLACLFCPCTFHDIRGLAEHSKTVHLGKKKLPVDYSNKGFQLDLDANGNLLFPHLDFVTVLPKEELGEREVYLAILAGVHSKSLVPVYVKVRPQTEGLPGNLSKPALTCPFCFGTFGSTEAYELHLKERHHIMPTVHTILKSPAFKCIHCCGVYTGNMTLAAIAIHLLRCRSAPKDSSSDLQIQPELMENSQLLLVSGEVIHDSGFPVKRKLPEGHSGADAQRDGEEQPPTPNADAAPAPEKAASVVPFKRQRNESRTEVPAVGDDALQILALDPKRYEDRSYEKKKQFLRDYFHKRPYPSKKEIELLSSLLWVWKIDVASFFGKRRYVCMKAIKSHKPSVLLGFDMSELKNVKHRLNFEYEPESL; this comes from the exons gACCTTAAAGGCTTTGATCCAGGAGAGAAGTACTTTTATAACACATCATGGGGTGATGTTTCTCTCTGGGAACCTTCTGGAAAGAAAGCG AGATACCGAACAAAGCCGTACTGTTGTGGCCTCTGTAAGTACTCCACAAAGGTGCTGACGTCCTTCAGAAACCATTTGCATCGCTACCACGAAGACGAGGTCGACCAGGAGCTGGTGATCCCGTGCCCGAACTGTGTGTTTGCGTCCCAGCCCCGAGTGGTGGGAAAGCACTTCAGAATGTTTCACGCGCCGGTCCGGAAAGTCCAGAACTACACTGTGAACATTTTAGGGGAAACCAAGTCATCAAGGAGCGACGTGATAAGCTTTACGTGTTTAAAATGTAACTTTTCCAACACTTTGTACTACAGCATGAAGAAGCATGTGCTGGTGGCTCACTTTCACTACCTAATTAACTCCTACTTTGGCCTGCGGAGTGAGGAGATGGGCGAGCAACCCAAGAAGGACGACGGGCTTTGTGGGGAGAAGGGGCCGCCCGACAGGTACTACTGTAAGAAGTGCAGTGCCCACGCCAGCAGCCAGGACGCGCTAATGTACCACATTCTGACGTCGGATATACACAGGGACTTGGAGAACAAGCTTCGCTCTGTGATCTCAGAGCACATCAAGAGGACTGGCCTGCTGAAGCAAATGCACATCGCTCCCAAGCCAGCCGCGCGCGTGGCCATCGCCCGGAGCGGCGGTGCGCCCCCTGGCCTCGCGGCCCCGCCTCCTTGCTTTCATCTCGCCTTGCCGCAGAACAGTCAGAGCCCAGCCGTGGTGCAGCCGGTGACCGTGGCCCCGGGCACTTCTGGGAGCCTTACGCATTCTCCGCCTGCCGTGGCTCAGTCCCGTGTGACTCTCGTCTCCAGTCCTCTGCCGGTGTGCCAGAGCAACCTCACTCTGCAGCCCTCGGCTCCTCAGCCCGTCTTTCTCTCTCCTGGGGTCCCACTTAGTAAGTCAGGGAAGCCTCCCGTGTTGCCCCTCAGCCAGCCAGTGGGGCCTGCCAGTAAGTCCGTGGGGCCTGGTGTCCTGCCAGTGAACCAGGCTGTCCGCCCTGGAGTCTTGCCCCTTGCCCAGCCTGTTGGGCCTGTTAACAGACCTGCTGGGCCTGGCGTCCTCCCCGTCAACCCTGCTGTCACCCCAGGGGTTCTGCAGGCTGTCTCCCCAGGGGTGATTTCTGTGAGCCGGGCAGTCCCATCTGGGGTCCTTCCTGCAGGCCAGATGAGTCCTGCTGGAGTTATTCCTGGACAGACGGCCACTTCCGGGGTTCTGCCTCCTGGCCAGATGGTCCAGTCGGGGGTTCTCCCTGTTGGCCAGACCGCCCCGTCGCGAGTTCTGCCCTCTGCCCAGACAGTGCCGTTGAGGGTTCTCCCTGCGGGCCAGGCGGTGCCACCTGCATTGCTTTCCCCTAACCAGACGGTCCCCTCAGGTGCTGTCCCTGTGAACCAGGGCGTGGGTTCTGGTGTTCTTCAGCTCGGCCAGCCCGTCGTGTCAGGAGTTGTCCCCGTGGGCCAGCCAGTGCGGCCCGGGGTTCTGCAGCTGAGTCAGCCTGTCGGCACCGGCATCGTGCCTGTGAACCAGCCGGTGAGAGCCGGCTCGGCCCAGAGCACCACCTTCCTGACCTCAGGCTCCATTCTTCGGCAGCTCATCCCCACAGGAAAGCAAGTGAACGGCATTCCGACCTACACGCTGGCCCcgctgtctgtcactctgcctgtgccCCCTGGGGGCCTCACGACCGTCACCCCGCCACAGatgcccatccagctcctgccctCAGGGGCAGCTGCGCAGACAGCGGGCTCTGTGCccagcctgccctcccctcccgtGCTGGTGGGGGCCGCCCAGAGCGTGTTTGTCCAGGCCTCTCCATCTATGCCAGACGCAAATCAGGTGCTCAGACAGGCCAAGCAGTGGAAAACCTGTCCCGTGTGCAATGAGCTCTTTCCATCCAACGTCTACCAGGTTCACATGGAGGTGGCTCATAAGCACAGCGAGTCCAAGACTGGTCAGAAGAGGGAGCCCGAGAAGCTGGCAGCCTGTGCGCCGTTCCTGAAGTGGACCAGGGAGAAAGTGGTCCGGTGCCTGTCCTGCAAACGCCTGGTTTCGGAGGGCGAGCTCATCCGTCACTTGCTGACGCACGGCCTGGCCTGCTTGTTCTGTCCCTGCACTTTCCACGACATCAGAGGCCTCGCAGAGCACAGCAAGACCGTGCACTTGGGCAAGAAGAAGCTGCCCGTGGATTACAGCAACAAAGGTTTCCAGTTAGATCTTGACGCCAACGGCAACCTGCTCTTTCCCCACCTTGATTTCGTCACTGTCCTGCCCAAGGAAGAGCTCGGGGAGCGGGAGGTCTACCTGGCCATCCTTGCCGGGGTTCACTCCAAGTCCCTGGTGCCCGTCTACGTGAAGGTGAGGCCGCAGACCGAGGGCCTGCCCGGGAACCTCAGCAAGCCGGCCCTGACCTGCCCCTTCTGCTTCGGCACCTTTGGGAGCACAGAAGCCTATGAGCTGCACCTGAAGGAGAGGCACCACATCATGCCCACCGTGCACACCATCCTCAAGTCTCCAGCCTTCAAGTGCATCCACTGCTGTGGCGTTTACACTGGAAACATGACCCTGGCCGCCATCGCCATCCACCTGCTGCGCTGTCGCAGTGCGCCCAAGGACAGCAGCTCAGACCTGCAGATCCAGCCCGAGCTGATGGAGAACAGCCAGCTGCTCTTAGTCAGCGGGGAGGTGATCCACGATTCTGGTTTCCCTGTGAAGAGGAAGCTGCCCGAAGGCCACTCGGGGGCAGACGCCCAGCGGGATGGGGAggagcagccccccaccccgaatGCCGACGCAGCCCCCGCCCCAGAAAAGGCGGCGAGTGTTGTGCCTTTCAAAAGACAAAGGAATGAAAGCAGGACAGAGGTGCCGGCTGTCGGTGACGACGCGCTTCAGATTCTGGCGCTGGACCCCAAGAGATACGAGGACCGCTCCTACGAAAAGAAAAAGCAGTTCCTCAGAGATTATTTCCACAAGAGACCGTATCCCAGTAAAAAGGAGATAGAACTGCTGTCCTCACTCTTGTGGGTGTGGAAAATCGATGTGGCCTCGTTTTTCGGGAAACGAAGATACGTTTGCATGAAAGCAATAAAAAGTCACAAACCCTCTGTACTTTTAGGCTTTGATATGTCTgaacttaaaaatgttaaacatagacTGAACTTTGAGTATGAACCAGAAAGCTTGTAA
- the ADNP2 gene encoding activity-dependent neuroprotector homeobox protein 2 isoform X2 yields the protein MDLKGFDPGEKYFYNTSWGDVSLWEPSGKKARYRTKPYCCGLCKYSTKVLTSFRNHLHRYHEDEVDQELVIPCPNCVFASQPRVVGKHFRMFHAPVRKVQNYTVNILGETKSSRSDVISFTCLKCNFSNTLYYSMKKHVLVAHFHYLINSYFGLRSEEMGEQPKKDDGLCGEKGPPDRYYCKKCSAHASSQDALMYHILTSDIHRDLENKLRSVISEHIKRTGLLKQMHIAPKPAARVAIARSGGAPPGLAAPPPCFHLALPQNSQSPAVVQPVTVAPGTSGSLTHSPPAVAQSRVTLVSSPLPVCQSNLTLQPSAPQPVFLSPGVPLSKSGKPPVLPLSQPVGPASKSVGPGVLPVNQAVRPGVLPLAQPVGPVNRPAGPGVLPVNPAVTPGVLQAVSPGVISVSRAVPSGVLPAGQMSPAGVIPGQTATSGVLPPGQMVQSGVLPVGQTAPSRVLPSAQTVPLRVLPAGQAVPPALLSPNQTVPSGAVPVNQGVGSGVLQLGQPVVSGVVPVGQPVRPGVLQLSQPVGTGIVPVNQPVRAGSAQSTTFLTSGSILRQLIPTGKQVNGIPTYTLAPLSVTLPVPPGGLTTVTPPQMPIQLLPSGAAAQTAGSVPSLPSPPVLVGAAQSVFVQASPSMPDANQVLRQAKQWKTCPVCNELFPSNVYQVHMEVAHKHSESKTGQKREPEKLAACAPFLKWTREKVVRCLSCKRLVSEGELIRHLLTHGLACLFCPCTFHDIRGLAEHSKTVHLGKKKLPVDYSNKGFQLDLDANGNLLFPHLDFVTVLPKEELGEREVYLAILAGVHSKSLVPVYVKVRPQTEGLPGNLSKPALTCPFCFGTFGSTEAYELHLKERHHIMPTVHTILKSPAFKCIHCCGVYTGNMTLAAIAIHLLRCRSAPKDSSSDLQIQPELMENSQLLLVSGEVIHDSGFPVKRKLPEGHSGADAQRDGEEQPPTPNADAAPAPEKAASVVPFKRQRNESRTEVPAVGDDALQILALDPKRYEDRSYEKKKQFLRDYFHKRPYPSKKEIELLSSLLWVWKIDVASFFGKRRYVCMKAIKSHKPSVLLGFDMSELKNVKHRLNFEYEPESL from the exons gACCTTAAAGGCTTTGATCCAGGAGAGAAGTACTTTTATAACACATCATGGGGTGATGTTTCTCTCTGGGAACCTTCTGGAAAGAAAGCG AGATACCGAACAAAGCCGTACTGTTGTGGCCTCTGTAAGTACTCCACAAAGGTGCTGACGTCCTTCAGAAACCATTTGCATCGCTACCACGAAGACGAGGTCGACCAGGAGCTGGTGATCCCGTGCCCGAACTGTGTGTTTGCGTCCCAGCCCCGAGTGGTGGGAAAGCACTTCAGAATGTTTCACGCGCCGGTCCGGAAAGTCCAGAACTACACTGTGAACATTTTAGGGGAAACCAAGTCATCAAGGAGCGACGTGATAAGCTTTACGTGTTTAAAATGTAACTTTTCCAACACTTTGTACTACAGCATGAAGAAGCATGTGCTGGTGGCTCACTTTCACTACCTAATTAACTCCTACTTTGGCCTGCGGAGTGAGGAGATGGGCGAGCAACCCAAGAAGGACGACGGGCTTTGTGGGGAGAAGGGGCCGCCCGACAGGTACTACTGTAAGAAGTGCAGTGCCCACGCCAGCAGCCAGGACGCGCTAATGTACCACATTCTGACGTCGGATATACACAGGGACTTGGAGAACAAGCTTCGCTCTGTGATCTCAGAGCACATCAAGAGGACTGGCCTGCTGAAGCAAATGCACATCGCTCCCAAGCCAGCCGCGCGCGTGGCCATCGCCCGGAGCGGCGGTGCGCCCCCTGGCCTCGCGGCCCCGCCTCCTTGCTTTCATCTCGCCTTGCCGCAGAACAGTCAGAGCCCAGCCGTGGTGCAGCCGGTGACCGTGGCCCCGGGCACTTCTGGGAGCCTTACGCATTCTCCGCCTGCCGTGGCTCAGTCCCGTGTGACTCTCGTCTCCAGTCCTCTGCCGGTGTGCCAGAGCAACCTCACTCTGCAGCCCTCGGCTCCTCAGCCCGTCTTTCTCTCTCCTGGGGTCCCACTTAGTAAGTCAGGGAAGCCTCCCGTGTTGCCCCTCAGCCAGCCAGTGGGGCCTGCCAGTAAGTCCGTGGGGCCTGGTGTCCTGCCAGTGAACCAGGCTGTCCGCCCTGGAGTCTTGCCCCTTGCCCAGCCTGTTGGGCCTGTTAACAGACCTGCTGGGCCTGGCGTCCTCCCCGTCAACCCTGCTGTCACCCCAGGGGTTCTGCAGGCTGTCTCCCCAGGGGTGATTTCTGTGAGCCGGGCAGTCCCATCTGGGGTCCTTCCTGCAGGCCAGATGAGTCCTGCTGGAGTTATTCCTGGACAGACGGCCACTTCCGGGGTTCTGCCTCCTGGCCAGATGGTCCAGTCGGGGGTTCTCCCTGTTGGCCAGACCGCCCCGTCGCGAGTTCTGCCCTCTGCCCAGACAGTGCCGTTGAGGGTTCTCCCTGCGGGCCAGGCGGTGCCACCTGCATTGCTTTCCCCTAACCAGACGGTCCCCTCAGGTGCTGTCCCTGTGAACCAGGGCGTGGGTTCTGGTGTTCTTCAGCTCGGCCAGCCCGTCGTGTCAGGAGTTGTCCCCGTGGGCCAGCCAGTGCGGCCCGGGGTTCTGCAGCTGAGTCAGCCTGTCGGCACCGGCATCGTGCCTGTGAACCAGCCGGTGAGAGCCGGCTCGGCCCAGAGCACCACCTTCCTGACCTCAGGCTCCATTCTTCGGCAGCTCATCCCCACAGGAAAGCAAGTGAACGGCATTCCGACCTACACGCTGGCCCcgctgtctgtcactctgcctgtgccCCCTGGGGGCCTCACGACCGTCACCCCGCCACAGatgcccatccagctcctgccctCAGGGGCAGCTGCGCAGACAGCGGGCTCTGTGCccagcctgccctcccctcccgtGCTGGTGGGGGCCGCCCAGAGCGTGTTTGTCCAGGCCTCTCCATCTATGCCAGACGCAAATCAGGTGCTCAGACAGGCCAAGCAGTGGAAAACCTGTCCCGTGTGCAATGAGCTCTTTCCATCCAACGTCTACCAGGTTCACATGGAGGTGGCTCATAAGCACAGCGAGTCCAAGACTGGTCAGAAGAGGGAGCCCGAGAAGCTGGCAGCCTGTGCGCCGTTCCTGAAGTGGACCAGGGAGAAAGTGGTCCGGTGCCTGTCCTGCAAACGCCTGGTTTCGGAGGGCGAGCTCATCCGTCACTTGCTGACGCACGGCCTGGCCTGCTTGTTCTGTCCCTGCACTTTCCACGACATCAGAGGCCTCGCAGAGCACAGCAAGACCGTGCACTTGGGCAAGAAGAAGCTGCCCGTGGATTACAGCAACAAAGGTTTCCAGTTAGATCTTGACGCCAACGGCAACCTGCTCTTTCCCCACCTTGATTTCGTCACTGTCCTGCCCAAGGAAGAGCTCGGGGAGCGGGAGGTCTACCTGGCCATCCTTGCCGGGGTTCACTCCAAGTCCCTGGTGCCCGTCTACGTGAAGGTGAGGCCGCAGACCGAGGGCCTGCCCGGGAACCTCAGCAAGCCGGCCCTGACCTGCCCCTTCTGCTTCGGCACCTTTGGGAGCACAGAAGCCTATGAGCTGCACCTGAAGGAGAGGCACCACATCATGCCCACCGTGCACACCATCCTCAAGTCTCCAGCCTTCAAGTGCATCCACTGCTGTGGCGTTTACACTGGAAACATGACCCTGGCCGCCATCGCCATCCACCTGCTGCGCTGTCGCAGTGCGCCCAAGGACAGCAGCTCAGACCTGCAGATCCAGCCCGAGCTGATGGAGAACAGCCAGCTGCTCTTAGTCAGCGGGGAGGTGATCCACGATTCTGGTTTCCCTGTGAAGAGGAAGCTGCCCGAAGGCCACTCGGGGGCAGACGCCCAGCGGGATGGGGAggagcagccccccaccccgaatGCCGACGCAGCCCCCGCCCCAGAAAAGGCGGCGAGTGTTGTGCCTTTCAAAAGACAAAGGAATGAAAGCAGGACAGAGGTGCCGGCTGTCGGTGACGACGCGCTTCAGATTCTGGCGCTGGACCCCAAGAGATACGAGGACCGCTCCTACGAAAAGAAAAAGCAGTTCCTCAGAGATTATTTCCACAAGAGACCGTATCCCAGTAAAAAGGAGATAGAACTGCTGTCCTCACTCTTGTGGGTGTGGAAAATCGATGTGGCCTCGTTTTTCGGGAAACGAAGATACGTTTGCATGAAAGCAATAAAAAGTCACAAACCCTCTGTACTTTTAGGCTTTGATATGTCTgaacttaaaaatgttaaacatagacTGAACTTTGAGTATGAACCAGAAAGCTTGTAA